The Halarchaeum grantii genome includes a window with the following:
- a CDS encoding bifunctional 4-hydroxy-2-oxoglutarate aldolase/2-dehydro-3-deoxy-phosphogluconate aldolase, which translates to MSSHPTLQELTDCGVVAVMRGLDPETLVETGDALREGGVTTIEVTADSPGAIEGIRELADHFEGTEVHVGAGTVIDEETANAALRAGAQFVVSPSLHEEVIETCSRYGVVCAPGVMTPTEAVTAYEAGADVVKVFPAKTVGPSHVGAIKGPLGQIPIIPTGGVGPSNAQEYVEAGAVAVGAGGSLIDEDAIERGDFEVITENAEELVAAVEAGRGAE; encoded by the coding sequence ATGTCGTCACACCCGACTCTACAGGAACTCACCGATTGCGGCGTCGTCGCGGTCATGCGCGGCCTCGACCCGGAGACGCTCGTCGAGACCGGCGACGCCCTCCGCGAGGGCGGCGTCACCACCATCGAGGTCACCGCCGACTCGCCGGGCGCCATCGAGGGCATCCGCGAGCTCGCCGACCACTTCGAGGGCACCGAAGTCCACGTCGGCGCCGGCACCGTCATCGACGAGGAGACCGCGAACGCGGCGCTCCGCGCGGGCGCGCAGTTCGTCGTCTCCCCGTCGCTCCACGAGGAGGTCATCGAGACGTGCAGCCGCTACGGCGTCGTCTGCGCGCCCGGCGTCATGACGCCCACGGAGGCCGTCACCGCCTACGAGGCGGGCGCGGACGTCGTGAAGGTCTTCCCCGCGAAGACGGTCGGCCCCTCGCACGTCGGCGCCATCAAGGGCCCGCTCGGCCAGATTCCCATCATCCCCACGGGCGGCGTCGGCCCGTCGAACGCACAGGAGTACGTCGAGGCGGGCGCCGTCGCCGTCGGCGCGGGGGGCTCGCTCATCGACGAGGACGCCATCGAGCGCGGCGACTTCGAGGTCATCACCGAGAACGCGGAGGAGCTCGTCGCCGCCGTGGAGGCAGGCCGTGGGGCCGAGTGA
- a CDS encoding formyltetrahydrofolate deformylase produces the protein MTSEFAEITVVGGDKTGIVANVTSALFERGINIEDIDQAVREGTFRMTLHADISEMVCTRETLRESLDDIAADLGVDVTVRFPIEEVARGLALLVTKESHPLEYILERRDELDAEIRVIVGNHSKLEGLADAHDVPFYDIGTDSGKPDEERLLELLEEYEVDCIGLARYMRILSPDVVFRYEGRIINVHPSLLPAFPGAEPYRQALDAGVRIAGVTGHYVTTDLDQGPIIAQRAFDVPPEADRADLKARGQPVEAEVLFESLRLHLNDDIAVHRGKVEFRGDPEEYQLGLTPEARDANPNAPVDDALDVEGADPVEPNTDD, from the coding sequence ATGACGAGCGAATTCGCCGAGATTACCGTCGTCGGAGGAGACAAGACGGGAATCGTCGCGAACGTCACCTCCGCGCTGTTCGAGCGCGGGATCAACATCGAGGACATCGACCAGGCCGTCCGCGAGGGCACCTTCCGGATGACGCTCCACGCGGACATCTCCGAGATGGTCTGCACGCGCGAGACCCTCCGCGAGAGCCTCGACGACATCGCCGCCGACCTCGGCGTCGACGTCACCGTCCGCTTCCCGATCGAGGAGGTCGCACGCGGCCTCGCGCTCCTCGTCACGAAGGAGTCTCACCCCCTCGAGTACATCCTCGAGCGCCGCGACGAACTCGACGCCGAGATCCGCGTCATCGTCGGCAACCACTCGAAACTCGAAGGCCTCGCCGACGCCCACGACGTCCCCTTCTACGACATCGGTACCGACTCGGGCAAGCCCGACGAGGAGCGCCTCCTCGAACTCTTAGAGGAGTACGAGGTGGACTGCATCGGCCTCGCGCGCTACATGCGCATCCTCTCACCGGACGTCGTCTTCCGCTACGAGGGCCGCATCATCAACGTCCACCCGAGCCTCCTCCCCGCCTTCCCCGGCGCGGAACCCTACCGGCAGGCGCTCGACGCCGGCGTCCGCATCGCGGGCGTCACCGGCCACTACGTCACCACCGACCTCGACCAGGGGCCGATCATCGCCCAGCGCGCCTTCGACGTCCCGCCCGAGGCCGACCGCGCCGACCTGAAGGCGCGCGGCCAGCCCGTCGAGGCCGAAGTACTCTTCGAGAGCCTGCGCCTCCACCTCAACGACGACATCGCCGTTCATAGAGGGAAAGTCGAGTTCCGTGGCGACCCTGAGGAGTACCAGCTCGGTCTCACCCCCGAGGCGCGCGACGCGAACCCGAACGCGCCCGTCGACGACGCCCTCGATGTCGAGGGCGCCGACCCCGTCGAGCCGAACACGGACGACTAA
- a CDS encoding metal-dependent hydrolase gives MVTTHAAMGAALSALLLPLSPELAGVAALAAFCGGVFPDLDLLVGEHRRTLHYPDYYTLLAFGLAGVALLRPVAATVAVAAFVASAAVHSVADAFGGGLAPRPWVRDDHRGVYCRLRGRWVHPRHWVRWDGAPEDLALGGALALVCIAAFDGPVRWLVVLTLPVSATYTAVRKRLPEWAPWLLE, from the coding sequence ATGGTCACGACGCACGCGGCGATGGGCGCGGCGCTGAGCGCGCTCCTCCTCCCGCTCTCGCCCGAACTCGCGGGCGTCGCGGCGCTCGCGGCCTTCTGCGGCGGCGTCTTCCCCGACCTCGACCTCCTCGTCGGCGAGCACCGCCGCACCCTCCACTACCCCGACTACTACACGCTCCTCGCGTTCGGCCTCGCGGGCGTCGCCCTCCTCCGGCCCGTCGCCGCCACGGTCGCCGTCGCGGCGTTCGTGGCGTCGGCCGCCGTCCACTCCGTCGCGGACGCGTTCGGCGGCGGCCTCGCGCCGCGCCCGTGGGTTCGCGACGACCATCGCGGCGTCTACTGCCGCCTGCGCGGGCGCTGGGTCCACCCGCGCCACTGGGTACGCTGGGACGGCGCGCCCGAGGACCTCGCGCTCGGCGGCGCGCTCGCGCTGGTCTGCATCGCCGCCTTCGACGGCCCCGTCCGGTGGCTCGTCGTCCTCACGCTCCCGGTCTCCGCGACGTACACCGCCGTTCGCAAGCGCCTCCCGGAGTGGGCGCCGTGGCTCCTCGAGTGA
- the purS gene encoding phosphoribosylformylglycinamidine synthase subunit PurS, whose product MSAYTATVTVRLKRGVLDPEAETTKHALERLGFELDELRSMDRFELDLDAADADAAAERAEEMAERLLANPTIHDYDVEVAARE is encoded by the coding sequence ATGAGCGCCTACACCGCGACGGTGACCGTCCGACTCAAGCGCGGCGTCCTCGACCCCGAGGCCGAGACGACGAAGCACGCCCTCGAGCGCCTCGGCTTCGAGCTCGACGAGCTGCGCTCGATGGATCGCTTCGAGCTCGACCTCGACGCCGCGGACGCGGACGCCGCCGCAGAGCGGGCCGAGGAGATGGCCGAGCGCCTGCTCGCGAACCCGACCATCCACGACTACGACGTGGAGGTCGCCGCGCGCGAATGA
- a CDS encoding tautomerase family protein, producing MPLLQFDTTLSLDATETEAFAAFVRETYAERMRTGTSHVAVTVREHDESALSIGRGVEGDLLFADAEVRRGRDDETKRDFALAVMEHAHEAYGVPTPNLKVVFTEHDGPSMMGYDRVGGEWTPEEG from the coding sequence ATGCCGCTGCTCCAGTTCGACACGACGCTGTCGCTCGACGCCACGGAGACGGAGGCTTTCGCCGCGTTCGTCCGCGAGACGTACGCCGAGCGGATGCGCACGGGGACGAGTCACGTCGCCGTCACCGTCCGCGAGCACGACGAATCGGCGCTCTCCATCGGGCGCGGCGTCGAGGGCGACCTGCTCTTCGCGGACGCCGAGGTCCGGCGCGGCCGCGACGACGAGACGAAGCGCGACTTCGCGCTCGCGGTGATGGAGCACGCCCACGAGGCGTACGGGGTGCCGACGCCGAACTTGAAGGTGGTGTTCACGGAGCACGACGGGCCGTCGATGATGGGGTACGACCGCGTCGGCGGCGAGTGGACGCCCGAGGAGGGATAG
- a CDS encoding Coenzyme F420 hydrogenase/dehydrogenase, beta subunit C-terminal domain gives MTDRTPGVPNVGTSNESDGESGSCGSDCGCSTDAGPSEESTAVRADGGEGSVGARGTSELRSDGAGAVNVDENGQLGDVDFTPPSEGKSQDVDSPGAEPDTRVGVPEGVDLDTPEYSIRSEMNDIETPDEKTWFMELDEAVIDADRCIQCGTCVAACPSDSIGVGDDGKPELVKMCTGCSMCWDFCPRGGLRYERQWKITGGDDNVSGAGDPITEFTAKVRDDWHEDAQDGGVVTAMLSTLLEDGEIDGALVATESEEDPWKAESFLATSHEDLVENAGSFYNQTMALGNLDLGQWEDKLPEKDPEDLSLALVGTPCEIEGISALQDFDWSKGAQTELVEAVDFRISLMCTKNFNYERLIGEQLAEKRDIYPEDIGKMDVIEGEMRVYGTDGEQIIAEDVNEFHDATLKGCDECADFTGMTSDVTVGSVGSADGYSSVIVRNEQGMKAWEATEAALEHRDLDSRKAVGKLQGWDKKKAFESLERPFDPDAPRFIDYTDHAEYYGTQVAPHEQGH, from the coding sequence CCCGAACGTCGGGACGTCGAACGAGAGCGACGGCGAGAGCGGCTCCTGCGGGAGCGACTGCGGCTGTTCGACGGACGCCGGCCCGAGCGAGGAGTCCACGGCCGTCCGCGCCGACGGGGGTGAGGGCTCCGTAGGAGCGCGAGGAACGTCGGAGCTCCGCTCCGACGGTGCTGGCGCCGTCAACGTCGACGAGAACGGCCAGCTCGGCGACGTCGACTTCACGCCGCCCTCCGAGGGGAAGAGTCAGGACGTCGACTCGCCCGGCGCGGAGCCGGACACGCGCGTCGGCGTTCCCGAGGGCGTCGACCTCGACACGCCCGAGTACTCGATCCGCTCGGAGATGAACGACATCGAGACGCCCGACGAGAAGACGTGGTTCATGGAGCTCGACGAGGCCGTCATCGACGCCGACCGCTGTATCCAGTGCGGGACGTGCGTCGCCGCCTGCCCCTCGGACTCCATCGGCGTCGGCGACGACGGGAAGCCCGAACTCGTCAAGATGTGTACGGGCTGCTCGATGTGTTGGGACTTCTGTCCGCGCGGCGGCCTGCGCTACGAGCGCCAGTGGAAGATCACCGGCGGCGACGACAACGTCTCCGGCGCGGGCGACCCCATCACGGAGTTCACCGCGAAGGTTCGCGACGACTGGCACGAGGACGCACAGGACGGCGGCGTCGTCACCGCGATGCTCTCCACGCTCCTCGAAGACGGCGAGATCGACGGCGCGCTCGTCGCCACCGAGTCCGAGGAGGACCCGTGGAAGGCCGAGTCCTTCCTCGCGACGAGCCACGAGGACCTCGTCGAGAACGCCGGGTCGTTCTACAACCAGACGATGGCGCTCGGCAACCTCGACCTCGGGCAGTGGGAGGACAAGCTCCCCGAGAAGGACCCCGAGGACCTCAGCCTCGCGCTCGTCGGCACGCCCTGCGAGATCGAGGGCATCAGCGCCCTCCAGGACTTCGACTGGTCGAAGGGCGCGCAGACGGAACTCGTCGAGGCCGTCGACTTCCGCATCTCGCTGATGTGCACGAAGAACTTCAACTACGAGCGCCTCATCGGCGAGCAGCTCGCCGAGAAGCGCGACATCTACCCCGAGGACATCGGGAAGATGGACGTCATCGAGGGCGAGATGCGCGTCTACGGGACCGACGGCGAGCAGATCATCGCCGAGGACGTCAACGAGTTCCACGACGCCACCCTCAAGGGCTGTGACGAGTGTGCGGACTTCACCGGCATGACCTCCGACGTCACCGTCGGCTCGGTGGGGTCGGCGGACGGCTACTCCTCCGTCATCGTCCGCAACGAGCAGGGGATGAAGGCGTGGGAGGCCACCGAGGCCGCCCTCGAGCACCGCGACCTCGACTCCCGGAAGGCGGTCGGGAAGCTGCAGGGCTGGGACAAGAAGAAGGCCTTCGAGTCGCTCGAGCGCCCCTTCGACCCGGACGCCCCGCGCTTCATCGACTACACCGACCACGCCGAGTACTACGGCACGCAGGTCGCCCCGCACGAGCAGGGCCACTAA
- the cofH gene encoding 7,8-didemethyl-8-hydroxy-5-deazariboflavin synthase subunit CofH, producing the protein MSWIDDRASSLEADEFGFEVLPETDQSFENALAKARDGERLSVDDGIELMTTGTDAVGIDPRRKELVLEAADRRRAEVVGDEVTFVANVNNNVTTACNVGCLFCNFKDTAHQFEEEYQDEHGGFTKTPAESRDIVGDAVERGVYEVTSVSGLHPGMTLDEEHRELLDPDDPELNFKPPEVYETPPATYREQIAAMAETGAHVHSMTPEEVHHAQRGADWDYEYVYRELADVGLKTVPGTAAEILVDEVRDVICPGKITTDEWVASMEAAADVGLPMTATIMYGHVENEAHRVRHLKVIRDLQDRTDNITEFVPLSFIHQNTPLHEHGVVDSGASKAEDELMVAVSRLFLDNVEHIQSSWVKYGDEHGMKLLNCGADDFMGTILSEEITKRAGGEYGEFRSFRDYAEMITAIGRTPVERSTDYTERRRVDPDTAVIGPRLGPEADGTPLLD; encoded by the coding sequence ATGTCTTGGATCGACGACCGGGCGAGTTCGCTCGAGGCCGACGAGTTCGGCTTCGAGGTGCTGCCCGAAACCGACCAATCCTTCGAGAACGCGCTCGCGAAGGCCCGCGACGGCGAGCGGCTCAGCGTCGACGACGGCATCGAACTCATGACCACGGGGACGGACGCCGTGGGCATCGACCCGCGACGCAAGGAACTCGTCCTCGAGGCCGCTGACCGCCGGCGCGCCGAGGTGGTCGGCGACGAGGTGACGTTCGTCGCGAACGTCAACAACAACGTCACCACCGCGTGCAACGTCGGCTGTCTCTTCTGCAACTTCAAGGACACCGCCCACCAGTTCGAGGAAGAGTATCAGGACGAGCACGGCGGCTTCACGAAGACACCGGCGGAATCCCGCGACATCGTGGGCGACGCCGTCGAGCGCGGCGTCTACGAGGTCACGTCGGTGTCCGGCCTCCACCCCGGCATGACGCTCGACGAGGAGCACCGCGAACTCCTCGACCCCGACGACCCCGAACTCAACTTCAAGCCCCCCGAGGTCTACGAGACGCCGCCCGCGACCTACCGCGAGCAGATCGCGGCGATGGCGGAGACGGGCGCACACGTTCACTCGATGACGCCCGAGGAGGTCCATCACGCCCAGCGCGGCGCGGACTGGGACTACGAGTACGTCTACCGCGAGCTCGCGGACGTCGGCCTGAAGACGGTGCCCGGGACGGCGGCCGAGATCCTCGTCGACGAGGTGCGCGACGTCATCTGCCCCGGGAAGATCACCACCGACGAGTGGGTGGCGTCGATGGAGGCCGCCGCCGACGTCGGCCTCCCGATGACCGCGACCATCATGTACGGGCACGTCGAGAACGAGGCCCACCGCGTCCGGCACCTGAAGGTGATCCGGGACTTACAGGACCGCACGGACAACATCACGGAGTTCGTCCCGCTGTCGTTCATCCACCAGAACACGCCGCTCCACGAGCACGGCGTCGTGGACTCGGGCGCCTCGAAGGCCGAGGACGAACTCATGGTCGCCGTCTCCCGGCTCTTCCTCGACAACGTGGAGCACATTCAGTCCTCGTGGGTGAAGTACGGCGACGAGCACGGGATGAAGCTCCTGAACTGCGGCGCGGACGACTTCATGGGCACCATCCTCTCCGAGGAGATTACGAAGCGCGCGGGCGGCGAGTACGGCGAGTTCCGATCCTTCCGGGACTACGCGGAGATGATCACGGCCATCGGTCGCACGCCGGTCGAGCGCTCGACGGACTACACGGAGCGCCGCCGCGTCGACCCGGACACGGCTGTCATCGGCCCCCGCCTCGGCCCGGAGGCCGACGGTACGCCGCTCCTCGACTAG
- a CDS encoding DUF3891 family protein, protein MIVTEAAGRYRFVTQPAHAALSGRFARHWGSDAVATPEPRHPLVVAAEHHDQGWSDYDTRPRLDGDGDPVGFVEADGDDWVDFYARGVDVVADIDPYAGLLTSMHAAGLRRGGYGVRTEILDLSDRAPYAAFVAAQEARQDDLLAALADGDAYDVGERERDVLDDLHAEGAAPAGAIRSPLWRNYLLLQALDSLSLYVCDSARYEETTIGPVPTGDGDTTSIDVSPVGPATLRLDPYPFDVPSLSVTIPRRIVPVDADDLVAAYFEADVRRAELTVIA, encoded by the coding sequence ATGATCGTCACGGAGGCCGCAGGCCGCTACCGCTTCGTCACGCAGCCCGCGCACGCGGCGCTCTCCGGGCGCTTCGCGCGCCACTGGGGGAGCGACGCCGTCGCCACGCCGGAGCCGCGCCACCCGCTCGTCGTCGCCGCCGAGCACCACGACCAAGGGTGGAGCGACTACGACACGCGCCCGCGCCTCGACGGCGACGGCGACCCGGTGGGGTTCGTCGAGGCGGACGGCGACGACTGGGTCGACTTCTACGCGCGCGGCGTGGACGTCGTCGCCGACATCGACCCCTACGCCGGCCTCCTCACGTCGATGCACGCCGCCGGCCTCCGACGCGGCGGCTACGGCGTCCGCACCGAGATCCTCGACCTGAGCGACCGCGCGCCTTACGCGGCGTTCGTCGCCGCACAGGAGGCCCGGCAGGACGACCTCCTCGCCGCCCTCGCGGACGGCGACGCGTACGACGTCGGCGAGCGCGAGCGCGACGTCCTCGACGACCTTCACGCCGAGGGCGCCGCGCCCGCGGGCGCGATCCGGAGCCCGCTCTGGCGGAACTACCTCCTCCTGCAGGCGCTCGACTCCCTCTCGCTCTACGTCTGCGACAGCGCGCGCTACGAAGAGACGACGATCGGGCCCGTGCCGACGGGCGACGGCGACACCACCAGTATCGACGTCTCGCCCGTCGGGCCGGCGACGCTTCGCCTCGACCCGTACCCCTTCGACGTGCCATCGCTCTCGGTGACGATACCACGCCGAATCGTCCCCGTGGACGCCGACGACCTCGTCGCGGCGTACTTCGAGGCGGACGTCCGACGGGCCGAACTGACGGTCATCGCCTGA
- a CDS encoding phosphoribosylaminoimidazolesuccinocarboxamide synthase, giving the protein MTSVKDLVVKDAPTADAPGRGRFAFTDDYSVFDWGKMPDEIPQKGAALCTMGAYNFELLDVNHVPTHYEGVVDPETGEVVELGEASAPPTEMVIDLVQVPDLPFEGGAYDYDAYHGGAGTNYIIPLEIVFRNTVPVGSSLRSRGAPADYGLDVEEWPDEPVTLPEPVVEFSTKYEEQDRYLSRAEADRIAGDADVDALEELALAVNHVVTEQASEGGFDHQDGKIECAYVDGTVQVADVVGTFDENRFAYGDQQVSKEVVRQYYKSYDPAWVDAVSAAKAEADERGVADWRDLCEAAPDPLPADVIDAVSDLYRAGTNAYTDSDWFDAPDVEAAVDAVRDL; this is encoded by the coding sequence ATGACGAGCGTGAAGGACCTCGTGGTCAAGGACGCCCCGACAGCCGACGCACCCGGCCGCGGTCGGTTCGCGTTCACCGACGACTACAGCGTCTTCGACTGGGGGAAGATGCCCGACGAGATTCCGCAGAAGGGCGCCGCGCTCTGCACGATGGGCGCGTACAACTTCGAGCTCCTCGACGTCAACCACGTCCCGACGCACTACGAGGGCGTCGTCGACCCCGAAACCGGCGAGGTCGTCGAACTCGGCGAGGCGAGCGCGCCGCCGACGGAGATGGTCATCGACCTCGTGCAGGTCCCCGACCTCCCCTTCGAGGGTGGCGCCTACGACTACGACGCCTACCACGGTGGGGCGGGCACGAACTACATCATCCCCCTCGAAATCGTCTTCCGGAACACCGTCCCCGTCGGGTCGAGTCTGCGCTCGCGCGGCGCGCCCGCCGACTACGGCCTCGACGTCGAGGAGTGGCCGGACGAACCCGTCACGCTCCCGGAGCCCGTCGTCGAGTTCTCCACGAAGTACGAGGAGCAGGACCGCTACCTCTCGCGCGCGGAGGCCGACCGCATCGCGGGCGACGCCGACGTGGACGCCCTCGAAGAGCTCGCGCTCGCCGTGAACCACGTCGTCACCGAGCAGGCCAGCGAGGGCGGCTTCGACCACCAGGACGGCAAGATCGAGTGCGCGTACGTCGACGGCACGGTTCAGGTCGCGGACGTCGTCGGCACCTTCGACGAGAACCGCTTCGCCTACGGCGACCAGCAGGTCTCGAAGGAGGTCGTCCGGCAGTACTACAAGTCCTACGACCCCGCGTGGGTCGACGCCGTGAGCGCCGCGAAGGCCGAGGCCGACGAGCGCGGCGTCGCCGACTGGCGCGACCTCTGCGAGGCCGCCCCCGACCCCCTCCCCGCCGACGTCATCGACGCCGTCTCCGACCTCTATCGCGCCGGGACGAACGCCTACACCGATAGTGACTGGTTCGACGCGCCGGACGTCGAGGCCGCCGTGGACGCCGTTCGCGACCTCTAG
- the purQ gene encoding phosphoribosylformylglycinamidine synthase I has product MIAVIRFGGSNCDRDAVRALETVGVDADIVWHEDGLPADTEGVVLPGGFSYGDYLRAGAMAARSPILNDVREAAESGTPVLGICNGAQIGCEAGLTPGAFTTNRSARFQCEHVNLRVERADTPWTAAYDEGDVVEFPIAHGEGRFEIPDAELAAVEDENRVLFRYCDADGNVTDDANPNGSKHNVAGLLGADETVAVMMPHPERAALPLLGGTDGQGVLEAFA; this is encoded by the coding sequence ATGATCGCCGTGATTCGATTCGGCGGGTCGAACTGCGACCGCGACGCCGTGCGCGCGCTCGAGACGGTCGGCGTCGACGCCGACATCGTCTGGCACGAGGACGGCCTCCCCGCCGACACGGAGGGTGTCGTCCTGCCGGGCGGGTTCTCCTACGGCGACTACCTCCGCGCGGGCGCGATGGCGGCGCGCTCGCCGATCCTGAACGACGTCCGGGAGGCCGCCGAGTCGGGCACGCCCGTCCTCGGCATCTGCAACGGCGCGCAGATCGGCTGCGAGGCCGGCCTGACGCCGGGCGCGTTCACGACGAACCGCTCGGCGCGCTTCCAGTGCGAGCACGTCAACCTCCGCGTCGAGCGCGCCGACACGCCGTGGACGGCCGCCTACGATGAGGGCGACGTCGTCGAGTTCCCCATCGCGCACGGCGAGGGGCGCTTCGAGATTCCCGACGCCGAACTGGCGGCCGTCGAGGACGAGAATCGGGTCCTCTTCCGCTACTGCGACGCCGACGGAAACGTCACTGACGATGCGAACCCGAACGGCTCGAAGCACAACGTCGCGGGCCTCCTCGGCGCGGACGAGACGGTCGCGGTCATGATGCCCCACCCGGAGCGCGCCGCGCTCCCGCTCCTCGGCGGGACGGACGGGCAGGGCGTGTTGGAAGCGTTCGCGTAA
- a CDS encoding PQQ-binding-like beta-propeller repeat protein — translation MPSNAQTRRGLLAATGATALASLTGCIGRVVAGADRVHERDAPVGDVAGAWPTYQHDFANTGGTADSGPSGDPAVSSVAAVAIATGTSVTLAGGRGIVGYSDGNGEAGAYRGFGLDSATGSWSVRYPYGKSTPTVAGDAVFVSTAEFVAAYDGRNGELCWRTDRGGYGAVSNAPVLAADTLLTDDGGIVYGRDPETGEKRWHYDAGESAASVVARDGVAYTTVGASEGTTGVAALDPMSGEERWRRHDLPESTVPLVVGESHLYYAAHRGDVYALALDDGATEWRASVALPENGSGYAAVSGDTLHVQSPDGALAAFDVTDGAAKWTRELDVDLGPRPPVVAADTRFALGDETLYALDAASGETTWSLGLDTRPALTSAPSVRGSALYYAGHGRDPGVVRVSD, via the coding sequence ATGCCCTCCAACGCACAGACGCGCCGCGGACTGCTCGCAGCGACGGGAGCGACGGCGCTCGCCTCCCTCACGGGGTGTATCGGTCGTGTCGTCGCGGGAGCCGACCGGGTTCACGAACGGGACGCCCCCGTCGGCGACGTCGCCGGGGCGTGGCCGACCTACCAACACGACTTCGCGAACACCGGCGGTACGGCCGACAGCGGGCCGTCCGGCGACCCGGCCGTTTCCAGCGTCGCGGCCGTCGCCATCGCGACCGGCACCTCGGTAACGCTCGCCGGTGGCCGCGGTATCGTGGGGTACAGCGACGGGAACGGCGAGGCGGGCGCGTATCGCGGCTTCGGACTCGACTCCGCGACGGGGTCGTGGTCGGTTCGCTATCCGTACGGGAAGTCGACGCCGACGGTCGCCGGAGACGCGGTCTTCGTCTCGACGGCGGAGTTCGTGGCGGCGTACGACGGACGGAACGGCGAGCTCTGTTGGCGAACCGACCGGGGTGGCTACGGAGCGGTGTCGAACGCGCCCGTTCTCGCTGCGGACACCCTCCTCACGGACGACGGCGGGATCGTCTACGGTCGCGACCCCGAAACCGGCGAGAAGCGTTGGCACTACGACGCAGGGGAGTCTGCCGCGTCCGTCGTCGCCCGCGACGGCGTCGCGTACACGACCGTGGGTGCGAGCGAGGGGACGACCGGTGTCGCCGCCCTCGACCCGATGTCGGGCGAGGAGCGCTGGCGACGGCACGACCTCCCGGAGAGTACCGTCCCGCTCGTGGTCGGCGAGAGCCACCTGTACTACGCGGCACATCGCGGCGACGTGTACGCGCTCGCACTCGACGACGGGGCGACGGAGTGGCGCGCGTCCGTCGCACTGCCGGAGAACGGGAGTGGATACGCCGCCGTGAGCGGCGACACGCTCCACGTCCAGTCACCCGACGGCGCGCTCGCGGCGTTCGACGTGACCGACGGAGCCGCGAAGTGGACGAGAGAACTCGACGTCGACCTCGGGCCGCGTCCGCCGGTCGTCGCCGCCGATACGCGGTTCGCGCTCGGGGACGAGACGCTGTACGCACTCGACGCCGCGAGCGGCGAGACGACGTGGTCGCTCGGGCTGGATACCCGACCCGCACTCACGAGTGCGCCCTCGGTTCGCGGGAGCGCGCTCTACTACGCCGGTCACGGCCGCGACCCCGGTGTCGTGCGCGTCAGCGACTGA